From a region of the Zingiber officinale cultivar Zhangliang chromosome 10B, Zo_v1.1, whole genome shotgun sequence genome:
- the LOC122030240 gene encoding homeobox-leucine zipper protein HOX21-like isoform X1: MASSSSSFSSFFSPCSDLGGRRLSGAVVLPFPRIGEMGKAVAEEEEELSEEDGMPPAEKKRRLNVDQVRTLEKNFEQGNKLEPERKMQLAVALGLQPRQVAIWFQNRRARWKTKQLEKDYDELKRQLEAVKSENEALQAHNDKLQTEIMALRGRETSELINLNKETEGSCSENSSEINLDMASASLQPHQVLPFLASIRPAEMEAQRPKAEHGGGAEGTFSNLLCSMEDHHSASFWPWPDHHSFH; the protein is encoded by the exons AtggcatcatcatcatcatccttcaGTTCCTTCTTCTCCCCGTGCAGTGATCTCGGAG GTCGTCGTTTGAGTGGCGCAGTGGTGCTGCCGTTTCCGAGGATCGGAGAGATGGGGAAAGCCGTcgccgaggaggaggaggagttgtCGGAGGAGGACGGGATGCCGCCggcggagaagaagaggaggctgaACGTGGATCAGGTGAGGACGCTGGAAAAGAACTTTGAGCAGGGGAACAAGTTGGAGCCCGAGAGGAAAATGCAGCTGGCGGTGGCGCTGGGACTGCAGCCGAGGCAGGTGGCCATCTGGTTCCAGAACCGGCGAGCTCGGTGGAAGACCAAACAATTGGAGAAAGACTACGACGAGCTCAAGAGACAGCTAGAGGCCGTGAAATCCGAGAACGAGGCCCTGCAGGCGCACAACGACAAGCTCCAAACAGAG ATCATGGCTCTCAGAGGGAGAGAGACGTCGGAGCTGATCAACCTCAACAAGGAAACAGAAGGCTCGTGCAGCGAGAACAGCTCCGAGATCAACTTGGACATGGCGAGCGCCTCCTTGCAGCCTCACCAGGTCCTTCCTTTCTTGGCGTCGATTAGGCCGGCGGAGATGGAGGCGCAGCGCCCCAAGGCCGAGCACGGGGGCGGCGCCGAGGGAACCTTCAGCAACTTGCTGTGCAGCATGGAAGACCACCATTCTGCTTCCTTCTGGCCATGGCCAGATCACCACAGCTTCCattga
- the LOC122030240 gene encoding homeobox-leucine zipper protein HOX21-like isoform X3 — translation MGKAVAEEEEELSEEDGMPPAEKKRRLNVDQVRTLEKNFEQGNKLEPERKMQLAVALGLQPRQVAIWFQNRRARWKTKQLEKDYDELKRQLEAVKSENEALQAHNDKLQTEIMALRGRETSELINLNKETEGSCSENSSEINLDMASASLQPHQVLPFLASIRPAEMEAQRPKAEHGGGAEGTFSNLLCSMEDHHSASFWPWPDHHSFH, via the exons ATGGGGAAAGCCGTcgccgaggaggaggaggagttgtCGGAGGAGGACGGGATGCCGCCggcggagaagaagaggaggctgaACGTGGATCAGGTGAGGACGCTGGAAAAGAACTTTGAGCAGGGGAACAAGTTGGAGCCCGAGAGGAAAATGCAGCTGGCGGTGGCGCTGGGACTGCAGCCGAGGCAGGTGGCCATCTGGTTCCAGAACCGGCGAGCTCGGTGGAAGACCAAACAATTGGAGAAAGACTACGACGAGCTCAAGAGACAGCTAGAGGCCGTGAAATCCGAGAACGAGGCCCTGCAGGCGCACAACGACAAGCTCCAAACAGAG ATCATGGCTCTCAGAGGGAGAGAGACGTCGGAGCTGATCAACCTCAACAAGGAAACAGAAGGCTCGTGCAGCGAGAACAGCTCCGAGATCAACTTGGACATGGCGAGCGCCTCCTTGCAGCCTCACCAGGTCCTTCCTTTCTTGGCGTCGATTAGGCCGGCGGAGATGGAGGCGCAGCGCCCCAAGGCCGAGCACGGGGGCGGCGCCGAGGGAACCTTCAGCAACTTGCTGTGCAGCATGGAAGACCACCATTCTGCTTCCTTCTGGCCATGGCCAGATCACCACAGCTTCCattga
- the LOC122030240 gene encoding homeobox-leucine zipper protein HOX21-like isoform X2 translates to MASSSSSFSSFFSPCSDLGVVLPFPRIGEMGKAVAEEEEELSEEDGMPPAEKKRRLNVDQVRTLEKNFEQGNKLEPERKMQLAVALGLQPRQVAIWFQNRRARWKTKQLEKDYDELKRQLEAVKSENEALQAHNDKLQTEIMALRGRETSELINLNKETEGSCSENSSEINLDMASASLQPHQVLPFLASIRPAEMEAQRPKAEHGGGAEGTFSNLLCSMEDHHSASFWPWPDHHSFH, encoded by the exons AtggcatcatcatcatcatccttcaGTTCCTTCTTCTCCCCGTGCAGTGATCTCGGAG TGGTGCTGCCGTTTCCGAGGATCGGAGAGATGGGGAAAGCCGTcgccgaggaggaggaggagttgtCGGAGGAGGACGGGATGCCGCCggcggagaagaagaggaggctgaACGTGGATCAGGTGAGGACGCTGGAAAAGAACTTTGAGCAGGGGAACAAGTTGGAGCCCGAGAGGAAAATGCAGCTGGCGGTGGCGCTGGGACTGCAGCCGAGGCAGGTGGCCATCTGGTTCCAGAACCGGCGAGCTCGGTGGAAGACCAAACAATTGGAGAAAGACTACGACGAGCTCAAGAGACAGCTAGAGGCCGTGAAATCCGAGAACGAGGCCCTGCAGGCGCACAACGACAAGCTCCAAACAGAG ATCATGGCTCTCAGAGGGAGAGAGACGTCGGAGCTGATCAACCTCAACAAGGAAACAGAAGGCTCGTGCAGCGAGAACAGCTCCGAGATCAACTTGGACATGGCGAGCGCCTCCTTGCAGCCTCACCAGGTCCTTCCTTTCTTGGCGTCGATTAGGCCGGCGGAGATGGAGGCGCAGCGCCCCAAGGCCGAGCACGGGGGCGGCGCCGAGGGAACCTTCAGCAACTTGCTGTGCAGCATGGAAGACCACCATTCTGCTTCCTTCTGGCCATGGCCAGATCACCACAGCTTCCattga